The Syngnathoides biaculeatus isolate LvHL_M chromosome 6, ASM1980259v1, whole genome shotgun sequence genome has a window encoding:
- the appl2 gene encoding DCC-interacting protein 13-beta, giving the protein MPAVHHKLLLEDALQDSPQTRSLLSVFEEDAANLTDYTNQLLQSMQRVFGAQSEMGLATEQLARQLLAYEKKNFALGKGDEEVVSTLQNFAKTVEELNSLHLELANQMADTMVFPLIQFREKDLTEISTLKEIYGIANDEHEAAMVKYSRLPKKRENEKLKADLVKEVAYTRRKQHQASLQYYCALNALQYRKRVAMLEPMLSYTQAQGIFFKKGLELVSKKMDNFLSSVSNMTQSIQAQLDVEAEAMRVSQKELLSVDDSVYTLDSDTEPVNRTLIQKAGFLNIRNKTGLVTTAWDRLYFFTQGGNLMCQPRGAVAGGMVLDLDNSSVMAIECEDRHYCFQITSPSGKASMILQAESRKEYEEWICTVNNISRQIYLTDNPEAVAIRLNQTAIQAVTPVTSFEKRQEGSPDPDRAKPGGVYSTSAASQKSGAGPEPEDLIAPGTPIQFDIVLPASEFQDQNRVDGRRTNPFGETDDDCSHESEDSLLQQVFAVRFLGSMEVRCGDNQEVIYEAMRQVLAARAIHNIFRTTESHLMVTSTSLRLIDPQTQVTRITFQLGEVCQFAAHQENSRLMGLVVEGRHWSGSGDGDGDQGGEPIFSAFVFESNTEGEKICYTMSLAKDITEAKKDPAALAQLMKTMPLTNDGKFLLLDAECSDTADGDGLEDLESEA; this is encoded by the exons ATGCCGGCTGTACACCACAAACTACTCCTGGAGGACGCTTTGCAGGACAGTCCTCAG ACTCGTTCCTTGCTCAGCGTGTTTGAGGAGGATGCAGCAAACCTCACCGACTATACCAATCAGCTGCTGCAGTCCATGCAGCGTGTGTTCGGGGCTCAG AGCGAGATGGGTTTGGCCACAGAGCAACTCGCACGGCAGCTTCTTGCCTATGAGAAGAAA AATTTTGCCCTCGGCAAAGGCGATGAAGAAGTCGTCTCCACGTTGCAGAACTTTGCCAAAACAGTGGAGGAG CTGAACTCGCTGCACTTGGAGCTCGCCAACCAGATGGCAGACACCATGGTCTTCCCCTTGATCCAGTTCAGAGAGAAAGACCTCACTG aGATAAGTACGCTGAAGGAAATATATGGCATCGCCAATGATG AGCACGAGGCGGCCATGGTCAAGTACAGCCGGTTACCCAAAAAGAGGGAGAACGAGAAA CTGAAGGCCGACCTGGTGAAAGAAGTCGCGTACACTCGCAGGAAGCAGCACCAGGCCTCGCTGCAGTATTACTGCGCCCTCAATGCCCTGCAGTACCGCAAGAGGGTGGCCATGTTGGAACCCATGCTGTCttacacacaggcacag GGCATTTTCTTCAAGAAAGGCCTTGAGTTGGTGTCGAAGAAGATGGACAACTTTCTCTCCTCTGTGTCCAATATGACACAAAG CATCCAGGCCCAACTGGATGTGGAGGCCGAGGCCATGCGCGTGTCCCAGAAGGAGCTCTTGTCCGTGGACGACTCCGTCTACACGCTTGACAGTGACACTGAGCCCGTCAATCGCACGCTGATCCAAAAAGCTGGCTTCCTCAACATCAGGAA CAAAACTGGCCTCGTGACCACAGCGTGGGACCGCCTGTACTTCTTCACCCAGGGGGGGAATCTCATGTGCCAGCCACGGGGGGCCGTGGCGGGGGGCATGGTGCTGGACCTGGACAACAGCTCAGTCATGGCCATCGAGTGCGAGGACAGGCACTACTGTTTCCAAATCACCTCACCTTCTGGGAAGGC gtcaATGATTCTACAAGCAGAGAGCAGGAAGGAATATGAAGAA TGGATCTGCACCGTGAACAACATTTCCCGGCAGATCTACTTGACTGACAACCCAGAG GCCGTGGCCATACGACTGAACCAAACCGCCATCCAGGCTGTCACCCCTGTCACCAGCTTCGAGAAGAGGCAGGAAGGCTCACCCGACCCTGACAG AGCCAAGCCAGGAGGCGTCTACTCCACCAGCGCCGCATCTCAGAAGTCAGGCGCCGGTCCGGAGCCGGAGGACCTGATCGCCCCCGGGACGCCCATCCAGTTCGACATCGTGCTGCCGGCCTCTGAATTTCAGGACCAGAACAGAGTGGACGGGAGG CGCACAAATCCATTTGGAGAAACGGATGACGACTGTTCCCACGAAAGCGAAG ACTCCCTCTTGCAGCAGGTGTTTGCCGTGCGCTTTCTGGGCTCCATGGAGGTGCGTTGCGGCGACAACCAGGAGGTGATCTACGAGGCCATGAGGCAGGTTCTGGCCGCCCGGGCCATCCACAACATCTTCAGGACTACGGAGTCGCACCTGATGGTGACCAGCACCAGCCTGAG GCTGATCGACCCTCAGACTCAAGTGACGAGAATAACC TTCCAACTGGGGGAGGTGTGCCAGTTTGCGGCCCACCAGGAGAACAGCAGGCTGATGGGCCTGGTGGTGGAGGGCCGCCACTGGAGCGGCAGCGGAGACGGCGACGGCGACCAAGGGGGCGAGCCCATCTTTAGCGCTTTCGTCTTTGAGAGCAACACCGAGGGAGAGAAG ATTTGCTACACCATGAGTTTGGCCAAGGATATTACAGAGGCAAAGAAG GATCCGGCGGCTCTGGCCCAGCTGATGAAGACCATGCCGCTCACCAACGACGGCAAATTCCTGCTGCTGGACGCCGAGTGCAGCGACACGGCCGACGGGGACGGACTCGAGGACCTGGAGTCTGAGGCCTAA